A window of the Oscillospiraceae bacterium NTUH-002-81 genome harbors these coding sequences:
- a CDS encoding PP2C family serine/threonine-protein phosphatase, which yields MNFLTAAHTDVGIRKKTNQDSLMVRVADTEYGQVCMAVMCDGMGGLSKGELASATLIRLFSSWFDQEFPEILYRGISPEYLRRNWEQLLYETNYRLGSYSNQHQVVMGTTVAALLICANMYYIINVGDSRVYEITDRVCCLTKDQTVVQREIDLGNLTPEQAERDPRRNVLLQCIGASSVIDPEFVFGEVRRNSHFLLCSDGFRHVISNEEIGQALGPTAVVSEQQMEENLKYMVELDKYRREEDNISGILIRVL from the coding sequence ATGAATTTTTTGACAGCGGCACATACCGATGTGGGAATCCGAAAGAAAACCAACCAGGATTCGCTCATGGTACGGGTGGCGGATACGGAATACGGGCAGGTGTGCATGGCAGTGATGTGTGACGGCATGGGCGGCCTGTCTAAGGGAGAACTGGCCAGTGCAACGCTGATCCGCCTGTTTTCCAGCTGGTTTGATCAGGAATTTCCGGAAATCCTGTACAGGGGGATTTCACCGGAATATCTGAGAAGAAACTGGGAGCAGCTGCTGTATGAGACCAATTACCGACTGGGTTCTTACAGCAATCAGCATCAGGTAGTTATGGGTACGACGGTGGCGGCGCTGCTGATCTGTGCCAATATGTATTATATCATCAATGTGGGAGATTCCAGAGTATACGAAATCACAGACCGGGTCTGCTGTCTGACCAAGGATCAGACGGTGGTACAGCGGGAAATTGACCTGGGGAACCTGACACCGGAGCAGGCCGAGCGGGATCCCAGAAGGAACGTGCTGCTGCAGTGTATCGGTGCGTCCAGTGTGATCGACCCGGAGTTTGTATTTGGTGAAGTGAGAAGGAACAGTCATTTTCTTCTGTGCAGTGACGGTTTTCGGCATGTGATCAGCAATGAGGAGATTGGTCAGGCGCTGGGGCCGACGGCGGTCGTTTCCGAACAGCAGATGGAAGAAAATTTGAAATATATGGTTGAGTTGGACAAGTATCGCCGGGAAGAGGATAACATTTCGGGCATCCTCATCCGGGTGCTGTAG
- a CDS encoding serine/threonine-protein kinase, which produces MIKVGGVLDGRYRVLRELGQGGGGIIFQAYHMTLQKYVVIKKIKDEKVKALDVRKEADILKKLHHPYLPQVYDFLIVDREVFTVMDFIDGHDLRWYMDSGILFSEQQLLRMLLELCDVLEYLHGQRPPIIHRDIKPGNIMIRENGEICLIDFNISFSENGGRVGGYSYYFAPPEQLSGSGYVPDVRGDVYSLGATFFYVMTGVRPRESSLKSTVVENAYSKGLFRIIRKAMEKQPEKRYQNIGQMRRALERQAEGAYRLVKPLAGAAGLLVVLLLGMALVLWRREKQEALFAQQYSAYVLAASSEDGAERVTDGLEILNTEGFARILKQRPKQKAVILEEIADGYFAEENYSSAASYYAEAAQIQPDSIGQMADVRDQILALIRSGNLEEAGHCVEEDGRGLSNETLQYIEAEFLVAEDEKEAALKQMDQLLESGQERDLLLRCCLYGAQYSRETEGYDRELVYLKRAEAYADTLEYHRKIGDLFLDIWQSDNKKERKKEALAGAERCYQKVCRDQNAGYVDRLNLAMILEIKGSYRDALELLKALVQTAPEDYRAYREAAFVLYGQEQQKPLKNRAKEPILYYGRLAQQYYGDRTDDEQMEQLKAMLERLQGK; this is translated from the coding sequence ATGATAAAAGTAGGCGGTGTGCTGGACGGCAGATACCGGGTGCTGCGGGAGCTGGGACAGGGCGGCGGCGGTATTATTTTTCAGGCCTATCATATGACGCTTCAAAAGTATGTGGTCATTAAGAAAATAAAAGATGAAAAAGTGAAGGCACTGGATGTTCGGAAAGAAGCGGATATTCTGAAAAAGCTTCACCATCCGTATCTGCCGCAGGTGTATGATTTTCTGATCGTAGACAGGGAAGTGTTTACGGTCATGGATTTCATAGACGGACATGATCTGCGCTGGTATATGGACAGCGGCATCCTTTTCTCTGAACAGCAGCTGCTTCGGATGCTGCTGGAGCTGTGCGATGTGCTGGAATATCTGCACGGGCAGCGGCCGCCCATCATCCATCGGGATATCAAGCCCGGGAATATCATGATTCGGGAAAATGGAGAGATCTGTCTCATTGATTTTAATATTTCTTTTTCGGAAAATGGCGGCCGGGTAGGGGGATACAGCTATTACTTCGCACCGCCGGAGCAGCTGTCAGGCAGTGGTTATGTCCCGGATGTGCGGGGCGATGTCTACAGTCTGGGTGCCACTTTTTTCTATGTGATGACCGGCGTTCGGCCCCGGGAGAGCAGTCTGAAGAGCACGGTGGTAGAAAATGCCTATTCTAAGGGGCTGTTTCGCATCATTCGAAAAGCGATGGAGAAGCAGCCGGAAAAACGATACCAGAACATCGGACAGATGAGACGGGCGCTGGAGCGGCAGGCGGAAGGAGCCTATCGGCTGGTGAAGCCGCTGGCGGGAGCTGCAGGGCTGCTGGTGGTACTGCTTCTTGGCATGGCGCTGGTGCTTTGGCGGCGTGAAAAGCAGGAAGCATTGTTTGCCCAGCAGTACAGTGCCTATGTGCTGGCAGCGTCATCGGAAGATGGCGCAGAACGGGTGACAGACGGGCTTGAAATTCTCAACACGGAAGGTTTCGCGAGGATTCTGAAGCAGCGGCCGAAGCAAAAAGCCGTGATACTGGAAGAAATTGCAGATGGATATTTTGCAGAGGAAAATTACAGCTCTGCGGCATCTTATTATGCGGAAGCAGCGCAGATCCAGCCCGACAGTATCGGTCAGATGGCAGACGTAAGAGATCAGATTCTGGCACTGATCCGCAGTGGCAATCTGGAGGAGGCAGGGCACTGTGTGGAGGAAGATGGCCGAGGGCTGTCGAATGAGACATTGCAATATATAGAAGCGGAATTTCTTGTGGCAGAGGATGAGAAAGAGGCTGCCTTAAAGCAGATGGATCAGCTGCTGGAGAGCGGGCAGGAACGGGATCTTTTGCTGCGGTGCTGTCTGTACGGTGCCCAGTATAGCCGGGAAACAGAAGGCTACGACAGGGAACTGGTCTATTTGAAACGGGCAGAGGCATATGCGGACACCCTGGAATATCACCGGAAGATCGGGGATCTGTTTCTGGATATCTGGCAGAGCGATAACAAAAAGGAACGAAAAAAGGAAGCGCTTGCCGGGGCAGAGCGGTGTTATCAGAAGGTATGCCGGGATCAGAATGCCGGGTATGTGGACAGGCTGAATCTGGCAATGATTTTGGAGATAAAGGGAAGCTACAGGGATGCGCTGGAACTGCTGAAAGCTCTGGTGCAGACAGCCCCGGAGGATTACCGGGCATACCGGGAGGCGGCGTTTGTCCTATATGGACAGGAACAGCAGAAGCCTTTGAAGAACCGGGCGAAAGAGCCAATTTTATATTATGGCAGGCTGGCACAGCAGTATTACGGAGATCGTACAGATGATGAACAGATGGAGCAGCTGAAGGCGATGCTGGAGCGGCTGCAGGGAAAATAG
- a CDS encoding tetratricopeptide repeat protein, which translates to MSTQNRYQDNLEKEREQNRRKKRRLALGLGAGMLVLAAAGWFLLSGTISEKRYAQRMREGNQYLIAMDYDAAEIAYQRALEEQPEEPEAYEKLASIYIAQNRYEEAGELLVSGIRKTNAQSLIKTYERVSLVLDTMGEEDLAAGSLSADDLLRISQNLTADAAVYDVVASYTYQDYVRAYGKPVTAEANAYRGKDVRFDGFPGTVCFRHASYGYDRADAVTFENLSDVIGNYRGAASGASLEVLFGCSRQITAADRNGEKQYYVSFVYHGCTLTVESDANGDIYGNAANVLYPNATDEDEKDTKAQRTAAGYIINAVDGGGVQASLRFISGGRYGKTAAEGSASGDGSFSIQVAPGQYTVEIRAAGFITAYEEISVPEGTDARGFNFTISPELEEGEIRIVLTWSARPVDLDAHLEGTGSGGQSVDISFAHMSATNVADLDIDDRSGYGPETVTIHDVGGNYTFRVHNYSSDYDSVPMSQSGAVVKIYRSDDSTPVTYTLPAGDGIWWNVCRISGGTITPVNTLQ; encoded by the coding sequence ATGAGCACACAGAACCGTTATCAGGACAATCTGGAAAAGGAAAGAGAACAAAACAGAAGAAAGAAGCGCCGCTTGGCCCTTGGACTTGGCGCGGGAATGCTTGTGCTGGCCGCAGCAGGCTGGTTCCTTTTATCCGGGACGATCTCTGAGAAGCGCTACGCCCAGCGGATGCGGGAGGGCAATCAGTATCTGATCGCTATGGATTATGACGCTGCGGAGATCGCCTATCAGCGGGCACTGGAAGAACAGCCGGAGGAACCGGAAGCCTATGAGAAGCTTGCCAGTATCTATATTGCTCAGAACCGCTATGAAGAGGCCGGGGAGCTGCTGGTATCCGGTATCCGCAAAACCAATGCGCAGTCTCTGATCAAAACCTACGAGCGGGTTTCTCTTGTGTTGGATACGATGGGAGAAGAGGATCTGGCAGCGGGCAGCCTGTCTGCAGATGATCTGCTTCGGATTTCTCAGAATCTGACGGCAGACGCAGCAGTGTATGATGTGGTTGCTTCTTATACATATCAGGATTATGTGCGGGCTTATGGAAAGCCTGTGACGGCAGAGGCCAATGCCTACCGGGGAAAGGATGTAAGGTTTGACGGATTCCCAGGAACTGTGTGTTTTCGGCATGCCTCGTACGGGTATGACCGGGCAGATGCGGTGACCTTTGAAAATCTGTCGGATGTGATCGGCAATTACAGAGGCGCTGCCAGCGGCGCCAGCCTGGAAGTTCTGTTCGGATGCAGCCGTCAGATCACGGCAGCTGATCGAAATGGGGAAAAACAGTATTATGTATCTTTTGTTTACCATGGCTGTACGCTGACTGTAGAAAGTGATGCCAATGGGGATATTTATGGCAATGCGGCCAATGTGCTCTATCCCAATGCTACAGATGAGGACGAGAAAGACACGAAAGCGCAGCGGACGGCAGCAGGATATATCATCAATGCGGTAGATGGCGGTGGTGTGCAGGCATCCCTCCGTTTTATCAGCGGAGGACGCTATGGAAAGACGGCAGCCGAAGGCTCTGCCAGCGGAGATGGCAGTTTTTCCATACAGGTGGCGCCGGGACAGTACACGGTGGAAATCCGGGCGGCAGGATTTATCACTGCTTATGAAGAAATCAGTGTGCCTGAGGGGACAGATGCAAGAGGGTTTAATTTTACCATCTCCCCGGAACTGGAGGAAGGAGAGATCCGTATCGTCTTGACCTGGAGCGCAAGGCCGGTGGATCTGGATGCCCATCTGGAGGGAACCGGCTCCGGCGGACAGAGTGTGGACATATCTTTTGCACATATGAGTGCGACGAATGTGGCAGATCTGGATATTGATGACCGGTCAGGATATGGACCGGAAACGGTGACGATCCATGATGTGGGCGGCAATTATACGTTTCGGGTTCATAACTATTCGTCTGATTATGACAGTGTGCCCATGTCTCAGTCCGGTGCAGTGGTGAAGATATACCGCTCTGACGACAGCACACCGGTGACTTATACGCTTCCTGCCGGTGACGGAATCTGGTGGAATGTATGCCGGATCAGCGGCGGCACCATCACGCCGGTGAATACACTGCAATAG